The following proteins are encoded in a genomic region of Corallococcus soli:
- a CDS encoding sensor histidine kinase, with protein sequence MNASDLPAVLYVDDDALNLRVFDANFGQKFRIFRCSSPNEALALLEQRRGEIGVVLSDQRMPGMTGVELLERARTIAPDAKRMLVTAYADMQAVIDAVNRGQVTRYFVKPWDRAELLAALEDALKIARLELRIREVEGRMMKSERLATLGQVTAGIAHELMGPVGYLTQNVSSLQRDMQRVVQYVSRHLATDPDAEVSSTIEDLPALIKDLSEGAGHLREVALGLRTQARGEDLEATADVAEVVSFAVKLARAEVRDRARLTSSGDPVRIIFGPVKLCQVLLNLIVNAAQAMEGTGRTGRIDVRWAATESDVVLSVVDNGCGIPAALQERVFQPLFTTKPVGVGTGLGLSICRELVTQFGGQLRLSSTPGEGTEIELTFRRAPPP encoded by the coding sequence ATGAACGCCTCGGACCTGCCCGCCGTGCTGTACGTGGACGACGACGCCCTCAACCTGAGGGTGTTCGACGCCAACTTCGGGCAGAAGTTTCGCATCTTCCGGTGCTCGTCCCCCAACGAGGCCCTGGCGCTGCTGGAGCAGCGGCGCGGGGAGATTGGCGTGGTGCTGTCGGACCAGCGCATGCCGGGCATGACGGGCGTGGAGCTGCTGGAGCGCGCCCGCACCATCGCGCCGGACGCCAAGCGCATGCTCGTCACGGCGTACGCGGACATGCAGGCCGTCATCGACGCGGTGAACCGCGGTCAGGTGACGCGCTACTTCGTGAAGCCGTGGGACCGCGCGGAGCTGCTGGCGGCGCTGGAGGACGCGCTCAAGATTGCCCGGCTGGAGCTGCGCATCCGCGAGGTGGAAGGCCGGATGATGAAGTCGGAGCGTCTGGCCACGCTGGGGCAGGTGACCGCCGGCATCGCGCACGAGCTGATGGGCCCGGTGGGCTACCTCACGCAGAACGTGTCCTCGCTCCAGCGCGACATGCAGCGGGTGGTGCAGTACGTGTCGCGCCACCTGGCGACGGACCCGGACGCGGAGGTGTCCTCCACCATCGAGGACCTGCCGGCGCTCATCAAGGACCTGTCGGAGGGCGCGGGCCACCTGCGGGAGGTGGCGCTGGGCCTGAGGACGCAGGCGCGCGGCGAGGACCTGGAGGCCACCGCGGACGTGGCCGAAGTGGTGTCCTTCGCGGTGAAGCTGGCGCGGGCGGAGGTGCGGGACAGGGCGCGTCTGACGAGCAGCGGCGACCCGGTGCGCATCATCTTCGGACCGGTGAAGCTGTGCCAGGTGCTGCTCAACCTCATCGTCAACGCCGCGCAGGCCATGGAGGGCACGGGCCGCACGGGCCGCATCGACGTGCGCTGGGCGGCGACCGAGTCCGACGTGGTGCTGTCGGTGGTGGACAACGGCTGCGGCATCCCCGCCGCCCTGCAGGAGCGCGTGTTCCAGCCGCTCTTCACCACCAAGCCCGTGGGCGTCGGCACGGGCCTGGGCCTGTCCATCTGCCGGGAGCTGGTGACGCAGTTCGGAGGCCAGCTCCGCCTGTCGTCCACGCCGGGCGAGGGGACGGAGATAGAGCTCACCTTCCGGCGAGCCCCGCCCCCTTGA
- a CDS encoding response regulator: MDLPFETGAGEGEGRGTLASKVLLVDDEPVVLDICVRLLGREADLVVFPVGSAEEALTLLRDQRIDVLVTDKNLPGMGGVELISEARRMQPALEAVMITAYASSESVIAAFAAGASDYILKPFDDLRVLRAKVRAALERRTERVRTRNGAREMARQAAALLDAGRDAPEPAHVALESELRNYEETVRLVQHGSVAVVGSSEAVKVLKEAHFEVLDLPPYSPQLESADVVVVETGDPQWRTLAERLQGRSPDVVLLAGADADLSDLLEAITLRMDLVGYGQANATRALPDKVRMLLMRRGIQRAQEKLTAALDTFRQSITSA, encoded by the coding sequence ATGGATCTCCCGTTCGAGACCGGTGCAGGTGAAGGGGAAGGGCGGGGGACGCTCGCCTCGAAGGTGCTGTTGGTGGATGACGAGCCGGTGGTGCTCGACATCTGCGTGCGCCTTCTGGGGCGCGAGGCGGACCTCGTCGTGTTCCCGGTGGGCAGTGCGGAAGAGGCGTTGACCCTCTTGAGGGACCAGCGCATCGACGTGTTGGTGACGGACAAGAACCTGCCCGGCATGGGCGGGGTGGAGCTCATCTCGGAGGCGCGCCGGATGCAGCCCGCGCTGGAGGCGGTGATGATCACCGCCTACGCCAGCTCCGAGTCCGTCATCGCCGCGTTCGCCGCGGGCGCCAGCGACTACATCCTCAAGCCCTTCGACGACTTGCGCGTGCTGCGCGCCAAGGTGCGCGCCGCGCTGGAGCGCCGCACCGAGCGCGTGCGCACGCGCAACGGCGCCCGGGAGATGGCCCGTCAGGCCGCAGCGCTGCTGGACGCGGGCCGCGACGCGCCGGAGCCCGCGCACGTGGCGCTGGAGTCGGAGCTGCGCAACTACGAGGAGACGGTGCGCCTGGTCCAGCACGGCAGCGTGGCCGTGGTGGGCAGCAGCGAGGCCGTGAAGGTGCTGAAGGAAGCGCACTTCGAGGTGCTGGACCTGCCGCCGTACTCCCCCCAACTGGAGAGCGCGGACGTGGTGGTGGTGGAGACCGGGGATCCGCAGTGGCGCACGCTGGCCGAGCGCCTCCAGGGGCGCTCTCCCGACGTGGTGCTCCTGGCCGGCGCGGACGCCGACCTGAGCGACCTGCTGGAGGCCATCACCCTACGCATGGACCTGGTGGGCTACGGCCAGGCCAACGCCACCCGTGCGCTGCCGGACAAGGTGCGCATGCTGCTGATGCGCCGGGGCATCCAGCGCGCCCAGGAGAAGCTCACCGCGGCCCTGGACACCTTCCGCCAGAGCATCACGTCGGCCTGA
- the gltX gene encoding glutamate--tRNA ligase encodes MAPSKPRVRFAPSPTGYLHIGGARTALFNYLYARRYGGTFILRIEDTDQERSTPESVKAILDGLNWLGLDWDEGPGKEGGFGPYFQTQRLDTYRAHADQLISEGKAFRCYCTREEIAARREVADKEKRAYRYEGTCYDLKAPPEGRKLEDAVIRFRMPTGDGKVSYDDKVLGVITKPYSDLDDWVMMRADGIPLYNYGCVIDDHLMEISLVARGQEHINSTFPQLMLYQALGWTPPQFAHLPLILGPDREKLSKRKHPEADVMLHARTGILPEGLLNFVIRLGWSHGNDEVISREQMVEWFDFDGVGSTSGVWDPVKLKWFNQEWLKRLPAAVIAERLLPFLDARGFEARGDARLEPMVVALRERSQTLEEMANTASVYFRSGVTLDEKAAAKHLTGDSLGLLRQARERLEALPAWTVELLDGVVKAVSEAAGVGMGKVAQPLRVAITGNTTSPGIGETLLFAGREEALRRIDAALARGG; translated from the coding sequence ATGGCCCCGTCCAAACCTCGCGTCCGCTTCGCTCCGTCACCTACTGGATACCTCCACATCGGCGGTGCCCGCACCGCGCTCTTCAACTACCTCTACGCGCGGCGTTACGGCGGCACCTTCATCCTGCGCATCGAAGACACGGACCAGGAGCGCTCCACCCCGGAGTCGGTCAAGGCCATCCTGGACGGCCTCAACTGGCTGGGCCTGGACTGGGACGAAGGCCCCGGCAAGGAGGGCGGCTTCGGCCCCTACTTCCAGACCCAGCGGCTGGACACCTACCGCGCCCACGCCGACCAGCTCATCTCCGAGGGCAAGGCCTTTCGCTGCTACTGCACGCGCGAGGAGATCGCGGCCCGGCGTGAGGTGGCGGACAAGGAGAAGCGCGCCTACCGCTACGAGGGCACCTGCTACGACCTGAAGGCCCCGCCGGAGGGCAGGAAGCTGGAGGACGCGGTCATCCGCTTCCGCATGCCCACGGGCGACGGCAAGGTGTCGTACGACGACAAGGTCCTGGGCGTCATCACCAAGCCGTACTCGGACCTGGATGACTGGGTCATGATGCGCGCGGACGGCATCCCGCTCTACAACTACGGCTGCGTCATCGACGACCACCTGATGGAGATCTCCCTGGTGGCGCGCGGCCAGGAGCACATCAACTCCACCTTCCCGCAGCTGATGCTCTACCAGGCGCTGGGGTGGACTCCGCCCCAGTTCGCGCACCTGCCGCTCATCCTGGGGCCGGACCGGGAGAAGCTCTCCAAGCGCAAGCACCCGGAGGCGGACGTGATGCTCCACGCGCGCACCGGCATCCTGCCGGAGGGCCTGCTCAACTTCGTCATCCGCCTGGGCTGGAGCCACGGCAACGACGAGGTCATCTCCCGCGAGCAGATGGTGGAGTGGTTCGACTTCGACGGCGTGGGCAGCACCTCCGGCGTGTGGGATCCGGTCAAGCTCAAGTGGTTCAACCAGGAGTGGCTCAAGCGCCTGCCCGCCGCCGTCATCGCGGAGCGGCTCCTGCCCTTCCTGGACGCCCGCGGCTTCGAGGCCCGGGGCGACGCGCGGCTGGAGCCGATGGTGGTCGCGCTGCGCGAGCGCTCGCAGACGCTGGAGGAGATGGCGAACACCGCGTCCGTCTACTTCCGCTCAGGCGTGACGCTGGATGAGAAGGCCGCGGCCAAGCACCTGACCGGGGACTCCCTGGGCCTGCTGCGCCAGGCCCGGGAGCGGCTGGAGGCGCTGCCCGCCTGGACGGTGGAGCTGCTGGACGGCGTGGTGAAGGCGGTGAGCGAGGCGGCCGGCGTGGGCATGGGCAAGGTGGCCCAGCCCCTGCGCGTCGCCATCACCGGCAACACCACCAGCCCGGGCATCGGTGAGACGCTGCTCTTCGCGGGGCGCGAGGAAGCCCTGCGGCGCATCGACGCGGCGCTCGCGCGCGGCGGGTGA
- a CDS encoding myxosortase-dependent metalloprotease, MXAN_2677/MXAN_2678 family, producing the protein MGALASWVVLAVALGQSSAPYVRSRVTPGDAATQCLYWTQNRVVWQQSTVGNQKVTNHTEFKAISDSFQSWQDVFANCGNLTLAEGPRVDSRTVGYARTGDNINLILFRSRSCRDVVAPTDACFADDTCANTYDCWDDSNGTIAITLTTYDERTGIVYDSDISFNAAAFNFTTGNGGPCGIVANPDCVETDVQNTATHEVGHFVGLDHTLATGSTMNPSAPPGEVSKRILDTGSKSFVCAAYPRGSASQPCIPLPPDSNGGGDDDDDGCSAATGGLAVLPLLAAASLLARRRRRGMR; encoded by the coding sequence ATGGGCGCGCTCGCCTCATGGGTGGTGTTGGCGGTGGCGCTGGGGCAGAGCTCCGCGCCGTACGTGCGCAGCCGGGTGACGCCCGGGGATGCGGCCACGCAGTGCCTGTACTGGACGCAGAACCGCGTCGTCTGGCAGCAGAGCACCGTGGGCAACCAGAAGGTGACGAACCACACGGAGTTCAAGGCCATCTCCGACTCGTTCCAGAGCTGGCAGGACGTCTTCGCCAACTGCGGGAACCTGACGCTGGCGGAGGGCCCGCGCGTCGACAGCCGGACGGTGGGCTACGCGCGCACCGGCGACAACATCAACCTCATCCTCTTCCGCAGCCGGAGCTGCCGGGACGTCGTGGCCCCCACGGACGCGTGCTTCGCGGACGACACCTGCGCGAACACCTACGACTGCTGGGACGACAGCAACGGCACCATCGCCATCACGCTGACCACCTACGACGAGCGCACCGGCATCGTCTACGACTCCGACATCTCCTTCAACGCCGCGGCCTTCAACTTCACCACCGGCAACGGCGGGCCGTGCGGCATCGTGGCCAACCCGGACTGCGTGGAGACGGACGTGCAGAACACGGCCACGCACGAGGTGGGCCACTTCGTCGGCCTGGACCACACGCTGGCGACCGGCTCAACGATGAACCCCAGCGCGCCGCCGGGCGAGGTGTCCAAGCGCATCCTGGACACCGGCTCGAAGTCCTTCGTGTGCGCCGCGTACCCCAGGGGCAGCGCGAGCCAGCCCTGCATCCCGCTGCCGCCGGACTCCAATGGGGGCGGGGACGATGACGACGACGGCTGCTCCGCGGCGACGGGGGGGCTGGCCGTGCTGCCGCTCCTGGCCGCCGCGTCGCTGCTCGCGCGCCGCCGCCGTCGGGGGATGCGGTGA
- a CDS encoding myxosortase-dependent metalloprotease, MXAN_2677/MXAN_2678 family, with the protein MSRHLLLLAVLLGAQVAGAQQDSKRTLVPGRPLCLVWPGRDYVYHLDVAGSTRAPDATEFTAIEAAFDAWRAVSATCSDFRFIRGDDWRRKVDIGYDQEHPFDNYNVVTFRERNCQDVAPADDVCWADETCGNVYQCWAHGGATIALTTSSFSFKDGRVVDSDIELNAAETAWGPTFFFTTVNGPPCGADGPAATCVAMDVQNTMTHEIGHVVGLDHVFSAGSTMEATASKGETSKRVIDAGSAAGFCAIYPRGLPPTQCRVPEDPGLKLVAEGKGSGCGATAGGPGVAALLLWGTALLRRRGGRRAGGLPPGSLQAAREWRRG; encoded by the coding sequence GTGAGTCGTCACCTCCTGCTGCTCGCGGTGCTCCTGGGCGCGCAGGTGGCGGGGGCGCAGCAGGACTCCAAGCGCACGCTCGTGCCGGGCCGGCCGCTGTGCCTCGTGTGGCCGGGGCGTGACTACGTCTACCACCTGGACGTGGCCGGCAGCACGCGCGCGCCCGACGCCACGGAGTTCACCGCCATCGAGGCCGCGTTCGACGCGTGGCGTGCGGTGTCCGCGACGTGCAGCGACTTCCGCTTCATCCGGGGCGACGACTGGCGACGCAAGGTGGACATCGGCTACGACCAGGAACACCCCTTCGACAACTACAACGTCGTCACCTTCCGCGAGCGCAACTGCCAGGACGTCGCCCCCGCGGACGACGTGTGCTGGGCGGACGAGACGTGCGGCAACGTGTACCAGTGCTGGGCGCACGGGGGCGCCACCATCGCCCTCACCACGTCGTCGTTCAGCTTCAAGGACGGGCGCGTGGTGGACTCGGACATCGAGCTCAACGCGGCGGAGACGGCCTGGGGGCCCACCTTCTTCTTCACCACCGTCAACGGTCCGCCGTGCGGCGCTGACGGGCCGGCCGCCACCTGCGTCGCCATGGACGTGCAGAACACGATGACGCACGAGATTGGCCACGTCGTCGGCCTGGACCACGTCTTCTCCGCGGGCTCCACCATGGAGGCCACGGCCTCAAAGGGGGAGACGTCCAAGCGCGTCATCGACGCGGGCTCCGCCGCCGGCTTCTGTGCCATCTATCCGCGCGGCCTGCCCCCCACCCAGTGCCGCGTCCCGGAGGATCCGGGCCTCAAGCTGGTGGCGGAGGGGAAGGGCTCCGGCTGCGGGGCCACCGCGGGAGGGCCTGGGGTGGCGGCCCTGCTGCTCTGGGGCACGGCGCTCCTGCGACGTCGTGGGGGCCGGCGCGCGGGGGGCCTGCCTCCCGGCTCGCTCCAAGCTGCCCGGGAATGGCGACGCGGTTAG
- a CDS encoding HAD family hydrolase: MAVAFFDLDRTLLAANSASLWVRRELSLGHISRWQALRASVLLARYHLGFVAMEDVLLRATALLTGSDARELELRSEDFYTALVRGQYRPGALAALEEHRQAGDQLVLLTASSSYLSELVGRELRLDGVLCNRFELDAEGRHTGRPLGRICFGEGKRHYAEATAKAAGVPLSECAFYTDSYTDLPVLEVVGRPVVVNPDHRLRRAARRRGWPVVDWGVPPGGAAPSVPPSPPLLPSTGP, from the coding sequence GTGGCTGTCGCCTTCTTCGACCTCGACCGGACGCTGCTCGCCGCCAACTCGGCGTCGCTGTGGGTGCGTCGCGAGCTGTCGCTGGGGCACATCTCCCGCTGGCAGGCGCTGCGCGCCAGCGTGCTGCTGGCCCGCTACCACCTGGGCTTCGTGGCCATGGAGGACGTGCTGCTGCGCGCCACCGCCCTGCTCACGGGCTCGGACGCGCGTGAGCTGGAGCTGCGCTCCGAGGACTTCTACACGGCGCTGGTGCGGGGGCAGTACCGGCCGGGCGCCCTGGCCGCGCTGGAGGAACACCGCCAGGCAGGCGACCAGCTGGTGCTCCTGACGGCGTCCTCCAGCTACCTGTCCGAATTGGTGGGGCGCGAGCTGCGCCTGGACGGCGTGCTGTGCAACCGCTTCGAATTGGACGCGGAGGGGCGACACACCGGCCGCCCGCTGGGCCGCATCTGCTTCGGCGAGGGCAAGCGGCACTACGCGGAGGCCACCGCGAAGGCGGCGGGCGTGCCGCTGTCCGAGTGCGCCTTCTACACGGACTCGTACACGGACCTGCCGGTGCTGGAGGTGGTGGGGCGTCCGGTGGTGGTGAACCCCGACCACCGGCTGCGGCGCGCGGCCCGGCGACGGGGCTGGCCGGTGGTGGACTGGGGCGTGCCTCCCGGAGGCGCCGCCCCGTCCGTCCCACCGTCGCCGCCGCTGCTGCCCTCCACCGGTCCCTGA